A window of the Procambarus clarkii isolate CNS0578487 chromosome 79, FALCON_Pclarkii_2.0, whole genome shotgun sequence genome harbors these coding sequences:
- the LOC138357650 gene encoding protein SON-like, translating into MKTNVSGPQEVDSQEVDSQEVDSQEVDSQEVDSQEVDSQEVDSQEVDSQEVDSQEVDSQEVDSQEVDSQEVDSQEVDSQEVDSQEVDSQEVDSQEVDSQEVDSQEVDSQEVDSQEVDSQEVDSQEVDSQEVDSQEVDSQEVDSQEVDSQEVDSQEVDSQEVDSQEVDSQEVDSQEVDSQEVDSQEVQRKRFI; encoded by the coding sequence ATGAAAACTAACGTTTCTGGTCCACAAGAGGTTGACTCACAGGAGGTTGACTCACAAGAGGTTGACTCACAAGAGGTTGACTCACAAGAGGTTGACTCACAAGAGGTTGACTCACAGGAGGTTGACTCACAAGAGGTTGACTCACAAGAGGTTGACTCACAAGAGGTTGACTCACAGGAGGTTGACTCACAAGAGGTTGACTCACAAGAGGTTGACTCACAAGAGGTTGACTCACAAGAGGTTGACTCACAAGAGGTTGACTCACAGGAGGTTGACTCACAGGAGGTTGACTCACAAGAGGTTGACTCACAAGAGGTTGACTCACAAGAGGTTGACTCACAAGAGGTTGACTCACAGGAGGTTGACTCACAAGAGGTTGACTCACAAGAGGTTGACTCACAAGAGGTTGACTCACAAGAGGTTGACTCACAGGAGGTTGACTCACAAGAGGTTGACTCACAAGAGGTTGACTCACAAGAGGTTGACTCACAAGAGGTTGACTCACAAGAGGTTGACTCACAGGAGGTTGACTCACAGGAGGTTGACTCACAGGAGGTTCAACGCAAGAGGTTCATATAA